Proteins co-encoded in one Spirosoma endbachense genomic window:
- a CDS encoding type II toxin-antitoxin system VapC family toxin yields MADRILMVDTSLLIDYFRKTDKSKTKLVQLSLQFEQLAISSVTEFEVYSGATAAQLVFWNELLSEILVFPFDSKAAHTAVSNQLPLDTLNRKHVDNIPSLTLLNT; encoded by the coding sequence ATGGCGGACCGAATCTTAATGGTTGATACCAGTCTGTTAATTGACTATTTTCGCAAGACCGACAAATCTAAAACCAAACTTGTTCAGCTTTCATTACAGTTTGAACAACTCGCTATTTCGAGCGTTACTGAATTTGAAGTTTACAGCGGTGCAACAGCAGCACAACTGGTGTTTTGGAATGAATTACTTTCTGAAATTCTCGTGTTTCCTTTTGACAGTAAAGCCGCACATACTGCTGTATCCAATCAATTACCCTTAGATACATTGAATCGTAAGCACGTTGACAATATACCGTCACTGACCCTGCTTAACACCTAA
- a CDS encoding DNA-3-methyladenine glycosylase I: protein MPQERQSLHKAYHDHLYGFPIHDDNELFCRLVLEINQAGLSWETILKKESTFRIAYDNFELKTVAAYTDADRERLMADPGIIRNRLKINAAIENAKTILALQAEHGSFEKWLELHHPKTKEEWVKLFKKTFRFTGGEIVNEFLMSIGFLPGAHSADCRVYTNVLEAKPKWMNA from the coding sequence ATGCCTCAAGAACGCCAGTCCCTGCACAAAGCCTATCACGATCATCTGTATGGCTTTCCCATTCACGATGACAATGAGCTATTTTGCCGGCTGGTGCTTGAAATCAACCAGGCTGGCCTTAGCTGGGAAACCATCTTAAAAAAGGAATCGACTTTCCGAATCGCCTACGACAATTTTGAGCTGAAAACAGTAGCCGCCTATACCGATGCCGATCGGGAACGATTGATGGCAGATCCGGGCATTATTCGCAATCGGTTGAAGATCAACGCAGCTATAGAAAATGCAAAAACCATACTCGCGCTCCAGGCAGAACATGGCTCGTTTGAAAAGTGGCTGGAATTGCATCATCCCAAAACAAAAGAGGAATGGGTGAAGCTGTTCAAAAAGACCTTCCGCTTTACGGGCGGTGAAATTGTCAACGAGTTTTTAATGAGCATCGGTTTCCTGCCGGGTGCCCACTCAGCCGATTGTCGGGTGTATACGAACGTGCTGGAGGCTAAACCGAAGTGGATGAATGCTTAA
- a CDS encoding helix-turn-helix domain-containing protein: MKKATNQPYTFNSISELHKALGLPKPLHPLISLSNYADIKTDTTDIAKGMMTNLYKISYKKNFTGKARYGQHYYDFNEGGLCFVSPNQLISEVEPQGSYEGFTLMIHPDFIRNYPLGKTIKNYGFFSYSSNEALHLSEREKEKIMGVFKSIGEELASPIDQFSQDVIVSQIELLLNYSNRFYNRQFITRKAINHDLLTTLEALLADYFDSQKPLTTGLPTVQYLSDQLNVSPRYLSDMLRMLTGQNTQQHIHTKLIEKAKELLSTTNLSVAEIAYQLGFEYPQSFNKIFKRKADVSPIEFRQSFN; encoded by the coding sequence ATGAAGAAAGCAACAAACCAACCCTATACATTCAACTCTATTTCGGAGTTACACAAGGCGCTCGGCTTGCCCAAACCCCTGCATCCCCTGATAAGTCTGAGCAATTATGCGGACATCAAAACGGACACGACAGACATAGCAAAGGGGATGATGACGAATCTTTACAAGATTTCGTACAAAAAGAATTTTACCGGCAAGGCAAGGTATGGTCAGCATTATTATGATTTTAATGAAGGGGGTCTCTGTTTTGTTTCGCCCAATCAGCTGATTTCAGAAGTGGAACCACAGGGTAGTTACGAAGGGTTTACGCTGATGATTCATCCGGATTTTATCCGGAATTATCCGCTGGGGAAAACCATCAAAAATTACGGGTTCTTTTCGTATTCATCCAACGAAGCCCTGCATCTTTCTGAACGGGAAAAAGAGAAAATCATGGGCGTTTTCAAGAGCATTGGGGAGGAACTGGCTTCGCCCATCGACCAGTTTAGTCAGGATGTGATTGTCTCGCAGATCGAGCTGCTGCTCAACTACAGCAATCGGTTTTACAACCGCCAGTTTATCACCCGCAAAGCCATCAACCACGACCTTCTGACAACGCTGGAAGCTTTACTTGCCGATTATTTTGACAGCCAGAAACCATTAACAACCGGCCTGCCTACGGTTCAGTACCTATCCGACCAGTTGAATGTATCGCCCCGCTATTTAAGCGATATGCTCCGCATGCTTACAGGGCAAAATACGCAGCAACATATTCATACTAAGCTAATTGAAAAAGCTAAGGAATTATTGAGTACTACTAATCTTTCGGTAGCCGAAATTGCCTACCAACTCGGCTTTGAGTACCCCCAATCGTTCAATAAAATCTTCAAACGTAAGGCCGATGTATCGCCGATTGAATTCCGGCAATCGTTTAATTGA
- a CDS encoding NAD(P)-dependent alcohol dehydrogenase, giving the protein MIHSKGYAAQRAETNLAPWNFDRRDLGPHDVLIDIAYCGVCHTDVHLTRNEWFPGIFPMVPGHEIVGIISQVGSHVQTFKKGDRAAVGVMVDSCLTCEECRNGQEQFCSVSPVLTYNNLDHSGQPVYGGYANNIVVHEHFALHVAENLDFAAVAPLLCAGITTYSPLRKWKVGEGHKLAVVGLGGLGHMAVKFGVAFGAEVTVLSTSPNKADAAKKLGAHRFVVTKDEEQMKSALRSFHFIIDTVAANHDINPYLGLLKTNGVYINVGMPAEPWQLPSFALAAGNKVVAGSGAGGLPETQEMLDFCAQHNLVSDIELIAIKDIHTAFERMLKGDVLYRFVIDMATL; this is encoded by the coding sequence ATGATTCACTCGAAAGGATATGCAGCGCAACGTGCTGAAACGAATTTGGCCCCATGGAATTTTGACCGGAGAGACCTCGGCCCGCACGACGTACTGATCGATATTGCTTATTGCGGAGTTTGCCACACCGACGTTCATCTGACGCGTAATGAATGGTTTCCCGGTATCTTTCCAATGGTACCCGGTCATGAGATTGTCGGTATCATTTCGCAGGTTGGCAGTCACGTACAAACGTTTAAAAAGGGCGACCGTGCCGCTGTGGGTGTGATGGTTGACTCGTGCCTGACCTGCGAAGAGTGCAGAAACGGGCAGGAGCAATTCTGTAGCGTGAGCCCGGTGCTGACCTACAACAATCTTGACCACAGCGGCCAGCCTGTCTACGGTGGCTATGCCAACAACATTGTTGTGCACGAACATTTCGCCCTGCATGTAGCCGAAAACCTCGACTTTGCTGCCGTAGCCCCGTTGCTGTGTGCAGGCATCACGACCTATTCGCCCCTGCGCAAATGGAAGGTGGGCGAAGGCCATAAGCTTGCCGTTGTTGGTCTGGGTGGACTGGGCCATATGGCAGTGAAATTCGGCGTAGCCTTTGGCGCTGAGGTTACGGTATTGAGCACATCGCCAAACAAAGCTGATGCCGCGAAAAAACTGGGAGCGCACCGATTTGTTGTCACCAAAGATGAAGAGCAGATGAAGTCGGCTTTACGCTCGTTTCACTTCATTATCGATACCGTTGCCGCCAATCATGACATTAATCCGTATCTTGGTTTACTCAAAACGAATGGTGTGTATATCAATGTTGGCATGCCAGCCGAGCCCTGGCAGCTTCCTTCATTCGCCCTGGCTGCCGGCAATAAAGTAGTGGCTGGTTCGGGGGCAGGCGGTTTGCCAGAAACCCAGGAAATGCTGGATTTCTGCGCTCAGCATAACCTAGTTTCAGACATCGAGCTGATTGCTATCAAAGACATTCATACCGCTTTTGAACGGATGTTAAAAGGCGATGTGTTGTATCGTTTTGTGATTGATATGGCCACATTATAA
- a CDS encoding CocE/NonD family hydrolase, which yields MQNRLHWLTGFFLFLSFQAISQSPSPYERQEVMIPMRDGVRLNTVIYTLKNSQSPLPFLLTRTPYGVSHTESPDRIPYVKDMAEDGYIFVYQDIRGRYKSEGTFEMQRMSRNKKDSKAIDESSDTYDTIEWLLATIPNNSKKVGMYGISYAGWTTVMGAIDPHPALAAVSEQATPSDMFLGDDFHHNGAFRLSYGFEYAFMEEATKQDSLFPFPNYDTYEWYLKLGPLSNVNKLYFKNKLPSWNDFVNHPNYDSFWQKQSLITRIDRPKIPIMNVAGWWDQEDFYGPLKAYQLWEKQDQSHKNFLVAGPWNHGGWGRSDGRTLGNIQFDTATSVTFRKEIQAPWFAYHLKGKGPGNFPEAITFQTGSNSWQRYDSWPPKEATKRNLYFQADGKLSFEAPKATSGADAYLSDPAQPVPYRTRPIEATYGPGSRWRTWLTEDQRFVHNRPDVLSWETDALPNDITVTGEVWAKLFAATTGSDADWVVKLIDVYPAQYPQQPAMGGYQLMVANDVFRGRFRNSFEKPEAIEPNKPEVYSIDLHSINHVFKKGHKLMVQVQSTWFPIIDRNPQTFVPTIFDAKESDYRKATHTIFRSVTHPSHLEMSVVGK from the coding sequence ATGCAAAACCGTTTACACTGGCTCACCGGATTTTTCCTCTTTTTATCGTTTCAGGCCATTAGCCAATCGCCCAGCCCGTATGAACGGCAGGAAGTGATGATTCCCATGCGCGATGGCGTCCGATTGAATACGGTCATTTATACCCTCAAAAACAGCCAATCACCCCTGCCGTTTTTGCTAACCCGTACGCCTTACGGCGTCAGCCACACCGAGAGTCCGGATCGGATTCCTTACGTGAAAGACATGGCCGAGGATGGCTATATCTTTGTTTATCAAGACATTCGTGGGCGGTACAAGTCGGAAGGTACGTTTGAAATGCAGCGAATGAGCCGGAATAAGAAAGACTCGAAAGCCATCGACGAAAGCTCCGATACCTACGACACCATCGAATGGCTGCTGGCGACTATTCCCAACAATTCGAAAAAAGTAGGCATGTATGGCATTTCGTACGCGGGCTGGACCACCGTAATGGGTGCCATTGACCCGCACCCGGCCCTGGCTGCTGTGTCGGAGCAGGCAACCCCTTCGGATATGTTTCTGGGCGACGATTTTCACCATAACGGTGCGTTTCGATTGAGCTATGGCTTCGAGTATGCCTTTATGGAAGAAGCAACCAAACAGGATTCGCTGTTTCCGTTTCCAAACTACGATACCTACGAATGGTATCTGAAACTAGGGCCATTATCAAACGTCAACAAACTGTATTTCAAGAACAAGCTCCCTAGCTGGAATGACTTTGTCAATCACCCGAATTACGATTCATTCTGGCAGAAACAGTCACTTATTACCCGCATCGACCGTCCCAAAATACCCATCATGAACGTAGCGGGCTGGTGGGATCAGGAGGATTTTTACGGCCCGTTGAAAGCGTACCAGCTCTGGGAAAAACAGGATCAGTCGCATAAAAACTTTCTGGTGGCTGGCCCCTGGAATCACGGGGGCTGGGGACGTTCCGACGGCCGAACGTTAGGAAACATCCAGTTCGATACGGCCACATCGGTAACGTTTCGAAAAGAGATACAGGCGCCTTGGTTTGCTTATCACCTGAAGGGAAAGGGCCCGGGAAATTTTCCGGAAGCCATTACGTTCCAAACGGGTTCGAATAGCTGGCAACGTTACGACAGCTGGCCACCGAAAGAAGCGACTAAACGGAATCTGTATTTTCAGGCCGACGGAAAGCTATCATTCGAGGCCCCTAAAGCCACGTCTGGTGCTGATGCCTACCTCTCTGACCCGGCTCAGCCTGTTCCGTACCGAACACGCCCGATTGAAGCGACCTACGGGCCGGGTTCCCGCTGGCGCACCTGGCTCACCGAAGATCAGCGATTTGTTCACAACCGACCGGACGTACTTTCGTGGGAAACGGACGCGCTACCAAACGATATTACGGTAACGGGCGAGGTCTGGGCCAAACTTTTTGCCGCAACCACCGGCAGCGACGCCGACTGGGTCGTAAAACTGATCGATGTCTATCCGGCTCAATACCCGCAGCAGCCAGCGATGGGCGGCTATCAGCTTATGGTCGCCAACGATGTGTTTCGCGGGCGATTCCGGAACAGTTTTGAAAAACCCGAAGCCATTGAGCCAAACAAACCTGAAGTCTACTCGATTGATTTGCACAGCATTAACCATGTTTTCAAAAAGGGCCACAAGTTAATGGTGCAGGTTCAAAGCACCTGGTTTCCGATCATCGACCGTAATCCGCAAACCTTTGTCCCCACTATTTTCGACGCCAAAGAATCCGATTACCGGAAGGCCACGCATACTATTTTCCGGTCAGTTACTCATCCATCGCATCTGGAAATGAGCGTGGTCGGGAAATGA
- the holA gene encoding DNA polymerase III subunit delta, producing the protein MIAAVDALLKDIRNKRIAPVYLIHGDEPFYIDRIAEELEKVAVPVAERGFNQFVLFGKDTDAGAVLNYARRYPFMAERQLVLVKEAQQMAGIGDKSAQTLFEDYALNPLSSTILMLCYVREDGKPALDERKAWVKAFGAKGKLLGVKKLYDNKIPDWVGEYCREQGAKVSPKACQLLADHIGNDLKRLAGEIDKILINLHVGEEISAATVERLVGISKEYNVFELQKALSQRDIVKANQIIDYFARNPKDNPLVVILSQLFGYFSKVLLVQASKDQTDKGLAPLLGVNPFFVKDYMTAARAFTLPKVADIIHAIRRADAQSKGIDTPTMSEGDILRELVFDILH; encoded by the coding sequence TTGATTGCAGCCGTAGATGCCCTGTTAAAAGATATCCGCAATAAGCGGATTGCTCCTGTTTACCTCATTCACGGCGACGAGCCCTTTTATATCGACCGAATTGCCGAAGAACTCGAAAAAGTAGCCGTACCGGTTGCCGAACGCGGCTTTAATCAATTCGTACTGTTCGGAAAAGACACCGATGCAGGGGCCGTGCTCAATTACGCCCGTCGCTATCCGTTCATGGCCGAGCGGCAACTGGTGCTGGTTAAGGAAGCGCAGCAAATGGCTGGAATCGGTGATAAATCGGCGCAGACGCTCTTCGAAGACTATGCCCTGAACCCACTATCCAGTACGATTTTGATGCTTTGCTATGTCAGGGAAGACGGCAAACCGGCCCTCGACGAGCGTAAAGCCTGGGTAAAGGCATTTGGTGCGAAGGGAAAGCTCCTGGGTGTCAAGAAGCTCTACGACAACAAAATACCCGATTGGGTCGGGGAATATTGCCGGGAACAGGGAGCCAAAGTAAGTCCCAAAGCCTGCCAGCTTCTGGCCGATCACATCGGTAATGACCTGAAACGACTGGCGGGCGAAATTGACAAGATTCTGATCAACCTGCACGTAGGCGAAGAAATTTCAGCCGCTACCGTTGAGCGGCTCGTTGGAATCAGCAAGGAATACAACGTTTTTGAACTTCAGAAGGCGCTCAGTCAACGCGACATCGTAAAAGCCAACCAGATTATCGACTATTTCGCCCGAAATCCGAAAGATAACCCCTTGGTTGTGATCCTGTCGCAACTGTTTGGTTATTTTAGTAAAGTGCTGCTGGTGCAGGCGTCCAAAGATCAGACCGACAAAGGGCTGGCACCGTTGCTGGGCGTCAATCCGTTTTTTGTTAAAGATTATATGACTGCTGCACGTGCCTTCACATTGCCTAAAGTAGCCGATATTATACATGCGATCCGCCGGGCCGATGCCCAGAGCAAAGGCATTGATACACCCACGATGAGCGAGGGCGACATCCTGCGCGAACTGGTATTCGACATCCTGCATTAA
- a CDS encoding TonB-dependent receptor: MGQSQSGACSIVLTGRIMGLDNHEPLAGATVYIRELATGAVADSAGNFRIPGLCSGEYSIDYQFVGYKTRVVSIAVGTDSPVALPPVALTPDNETLKEVIVTEHRSEAQQLLQVQTELAGSSLDATRGQSLGESLKTLPGLYSIQTGPSISKPVIHGLYSNRILTLNNGVRQEDQQWGSEHAPQIDPFLASRLTVIKGAASIRYGSDAIGGVILVEPKTMPTVPGIAGELNLVGGTNGDQGIVSGLIEQAFGKKLAGLSWRLQGTLKRVGYTKTPDYYLENSSYHENNFSGTVNYTRQHVGAEIFYSQFSTKVGLFTGAQVGSLADFYAAIARPEPINQPGFSYDLGRPYQQVQHDLLKVKAFVRSERLGTLSITVAQQQNVRREYDLQSFSRVTDPELYLKLVTQTADLIWEHRAIKTATGGQFSGTVGFNGITQGNVRRYLFLIPNYRNYGAGLFAIERYANDNWTVEGGVRYDYRWLRAYFLDETTNLTTAKTRDWSNLTGSLGATYQASPQLTLSGTMSTAWRAPTVSDLYSDGLHQSAVAYERGNPNLNPELAYNMNLSVEYTGKRFYADLGFYNNWINNYIYLKPDSVPIIRQRGAFPAYSYSQVRATFRGLDATIRYKLTDQLTITSRTSLLFAYDHTNNDYLVYIPANHTDNGLRYDFSTTNRGRLSNVYVSITSQYVARQNRVPTVTQRQENGQIIFTGDFAPPPPAYTLFGAEAGFSWRVGNHPMSVILTGTNLLNRAYRDYLDRFRYFADEPGRNIMLKLKLPLTFASRQ, translated from the coding sequence ATGGGTCAGTCGCAATCTGGAGCCTGTAGTATCGTATTGACTGGTCGAATTATGGGACTGGACAACCACGAACCACTCGCCGGAGCAACCGTCTATATTCGTGAACTGGCAACCGGGGCCGTTGCGGATTCGGCGGGAAATTTTCGGATACCGGGCCTTTGTTCGGGTGAATATAGCATTGACTATCAGTTTGTTGGCTATAAGACGCGAGTTGTGTCCATTGCCGTTGGAACGGATTCTCCGGTCGCATTACCACCGGTTGCCTTAACACCTGACAATGAAACGTTGAAGGAGGTCATTGTGACGGAACACCGATCTGAAGCGCAGCAATTGCTTCAGGTGCAAACGGAGCTGGCAGGGAGTTCGCTCGATGCCACGCGCGGTCAGTCGCTGGGGGAGAGTCTGAAAACATTACCCGGATTGTATTCGATTCAAACGGGACCTTCCATTTCCAAGCCGGTTATTCACGGTTTATACAGCAACCGAATTCTGACATTAAACAATGGCGTTCGGCAGGAAGACCAACAGTGGGGTAGCGAACATGCCCCACAAATTGATCCGTTTCTGGCTTCGCGGCTTACTGTAATCAAGGGAGCAGCGAGCATTCGTTACGGCTCCGATGCCATTGGCGGGGTAATTCTGGTCGAGCCGAAAACGATGCCAACAGTACCCGGAATTGCCGGTGAGCTTAACCTGGTTGGTGGTACGAATGGAGACCAGGGGATTGTTTCGGGACTTATTGAGCAGGCATTTGGTAAAAAGTTAGCGGGGCTGAGCTGGCGGCTACAGGGTACTCTCAAGCGTGTAGGGTACACAAAAACGCCAGATTACTACCTCGAAAACAGTAGTTACCATGAGAATAACTTCTCCGGTACAGTCAATTACACCCGTCAGCATGTTGGTGCCGAGATCTTTTACAGTCAGTTTTCTACGAAAGTGGGACTATTTACCGGTGCACAGGTCGGTAGCCTGGCCGATTTTTATGCCGCCATCGCCCGTCCCGAACCCATAAACCAGCCCGGATTTTCGTACGACCTGGGTCGGCCGTATCAGCAGGTGCAACACGATTTGCTGAAGGTAAAAGCCTTTGTCCGGTCTGAGCGATTGGGAACACTTTCGATTACGGTTGCTCAGCAGCAGAATGTTCGCCGGGAGTACGATTTGCAGTCGTTTAGTCGCGTAACCGACCCCGAACTCTACCTGAAATTAGTGACGCAGACCGCCGATCTGATCTGGGAGCATCGGGCCATTAAAACTGCAACGGGTGGCCAGTTTTCCGGAACGGTCGGATTTAATGGGATCACGCAGGGAAATGTCCGGCGGTATTTATTCCTGATTCCGAACTACCGAAATTATGGTGCCGGGCTATTTGCCATTGAGCGATACGCCAACGACAACTGGACCGTGGAGGGGGGAGTCCGGTATGATTACCGATGGCTCCGGGCGTATTTTCTGGATGAGACGACCAATCTCACTACTGCCAAAACGCGCGACTGGAGCAATTTGACCGGGTCGCTGGGGGCCACCTATCAGGCAAGTCCGCAGTTAACGCTATCTGGCACGATGAGTACCGCCTGGCGAGCCCCGACGGTGAGTGATCTCTATTCCGACGGATTGCACCAAAGTGCCGTAGCCTACGAGCGTGGTAACCCAAACCTGAATCCGGAACTGGCTTACAATATGAATCTGTCGGTCGAATATACCGGCAAGCGATTTTATGCGGATCTGGGTTTCTATAACAACTGGATTAACAATTACATCTACCTGAAGCCCGATTCAGTGCCGATTATTCGGCAACGGGGCGCATTCCCGGCTTATTCATACAGCCAGGTTCGAGCAACATTTCGGGGACTTGATGCAACCATTCGGTATAAGCTGACCGATCAGCTGACCATCACCTCGCGAACGTCGCTGCTGTTTGCGTACGATCACACGAACAACGATTACCTGGTCTATATTCCGGCAAATCATACCGATAATGGGCTGCGTTATGATTTTTCAACCACAAATCGGGGGCGACTTTCGAACGTGTATGTGAGCATTACCAGTCAGTATGTGGCCAGGCAAAACCGGGTTCCGACTGTTACGCAACGGCAGGAGAATGGTCAGATCATTTTTACGGGGGATTTTGCGCCCCCTCCGCCCGCTTACACGTTGTTTGGAGCCGAAGCCGGTTTCTCCTGGCGAGTGGGCAATCACCCGATGTCCGTCATTCTGAC